Within Falsibacillus albus, the genomic segment CCGGTCTCCATGATAAAATCGTCCTTTTTGACTGTTTGGATTTTCCCTCCCAATTTGTCATCTCTTTCGACTAATAAAAGGTTCAAATCCAATTCATATTTTCTTTTATACTTTTGCAAGGTGCGCATCGCAGTCAAACCAGTGATTCCCCCGCCAATAACAACAGCCGTTTTCATGGCCATTCACTCCCAACTTCATTTCCATGCATTTCTATTTTAGCAAATTCCAGATCAAATATGAGTGACTGGGTTATTTGTTCATAAAAGTGTCGATAGTATCAAATGAAAAGTGAGTACTTCTGAACGGCAAGCGCTATTGAAAAAGCCTTGGTTGTTGAAAAAGCTTTTCTTAATGAATTAAATTCCTGTGGCAATGGGAAACAGCTTTCCATCCAATGCAAATGAAACTTTTCCTGTTTCTTCAGATACGACCATGACGAGCGCATCGGTTATTTCACTGAGCCCCATGGCAGCCCTATGCCGAGTGCCTAGCTTTTCATTTTCGATTATTTTGTGGGAAAGCGGAAGTACGTTGGAAGCAGAGATGATATGGTCGCTTCTAATGAGAACAGCTCCATCATGAAGGGGGTTTCCGGGATAAAATATAGCTTCCAATAGAGGGGGTGTACATTGCGCATCAATTTGAGTCCCTTTTTGAATGAATGGGACTACATTCGTTTCTCGTTCAATTACAATCAATGCTCCGTGTCTTCGTTCAGATAAATGCTGAACACATACAGAAAGCTCGCTATAAATATTACTATAAGAAGATAGATAGCAATTCAAATAAAAGGAGGCTGCCATAGACTCCACCTCCATGAATTTTTCACGAATCGATTCCAATTTCCCCAGTAAGCAATAATTTTCATCTTCGAGCACTGCTTCGCTTAACTGAAGTTCCTGTTTAATTTCGACTAAAGATTCGCTAATTTTCTTCTTCATCGGTGAAAAATCGCAATTGGATTCTTGCATGGCATTGCCCACCTTCCAAAAATCAATTCCAGTATGTATTTAGTATGAATCATTGAGATTGTTTTTACTAAGATATTATGAAAAAGCCAAAACCGTGTCCAGCCACGTTTCCGCCATCAATCGATTCCCATCTTTCGTCATATGCACACCATCCGTTGTTAATTGGAGTTCTTCATTTTTTGAAATCCGCTTCAAAAACTTTTGATGGGTTGGAATGAGGATGGCATTGTACTCATTTGCAAGTTTATGGATCGATGAAGTATATCCCTTTAACATTTTATTGCCAGGAGAATGGATATTCTCCATGATCACGGTTGGTTCCATCAAAATCAATCCGGCACACGTTTTCTCTTGGGTCTCTCTTAATAACCCGCGATAGATGGCCTCAAATTTCTCCACACTAACCTGATCGATGTACGGGCTGTCCAATTGGCGCCACACATCGT encodes:
- the cdaS gene encoding sporulation-specific diadenylate cyclase CdaS translates to MQESNCDFSPMKKKISESLVEIKQELQLSEAVLEDENYCLLGKLESIREKFMEVESMAASFYLNCYLSSYSNIYSELSVCVQHLSERRHGALIVIERETNVVPFIQKGTQIDAQCTPPLLEAIFYPGNPLHDGAVLIRSDHIISASNVLPLSHKIIENEKLGTRHRAAMGLSEITDALVMVVSEETGKVSFALDGKLFPIATGI
- a CDS encoding SGNH/GDSL hydrolase family protein: MIFKPNDRLLFIGDSITESGRFQDGDGIGNGYVRMIRNYLIAEYGVLELEVLNKGVSANRVTDLAERWKEDVIAMKPDWVSISIGINDVWRQLDSPYIDQVSVEKFEAIYRGLLRETQEKTCAGLILMEPTVIMENIHSPGNKMLKGYTSSIHKLANEYNAILIPTHQKFLKRISKNEELQLTTDGVHMTKDGNRLMAETWLDTVLAFS